The genomic stretch CGGCTGGGGTAAAGGCTGTGCATTTATCAACGGCTTTAACCTGGGAAGGTTTTGGGAAATCGGCCCGCAGAAAAGACTTTATATACCGGCACCTTTGCTTAAAAAAGGTAAAAATGAAATTGTGCTGTTTGAAACGGAAGGTAAATGGAAGGATGAAATTTACCTGAGCAATGAGCCGGATATCGGCTAGTTCTCCGCAATAAATATAGGAAGAAAAGCACCGTAGCTTCCTGACCGAAGTAGAGCGTGTTTGAAAAATTATTTTTTCAAACACGCTCTAAAATGCCATGGAGCTTCTTCTGCTTAGCGGAATAAAGGGGTGCTAAACAATGGTTTTTGCCTTCCACTTACCGCTTTGAAAACGTCTGAAGTATAATATACCGCGGAACAGCTCATCCATAGCAAAGGCAATCCAGCAGCCTAAGAGCCCCAAACCAAAAACGATACCCAGAAGATAAGCAAAGAGGATGCTTATGACCCAACAAGAGGTGAGAGAAATTATCATGGGGTAGAAGACATCTCCGGCTCCTCTTAAGGAACTATTCTCAATGTGATTAAATCCCCGGCCTATTTCTACCAGTATGTCAAAGAGCATAATCTGATGACCTACTGCAATTATGGCAGGATCGTCCGTAAATATACCAAGCAGATGTTTTCCCAGTAGAAAAATAACCACAGAAAAGAAGATATTACACAGTAAGGTGATTTTCAGATTCTGCTTATTTAGCTGCATAGCCTGTGTGTATTTGCGGGCACCTGCCAAACGGCTGATTATAAGGGAAGTTGCCTGTCCAAGAGCCAATCCGATAACATATACATAGAAGAATATGTTATCCAGATATATCTTGGTGGATACAGCTTCCGTTCCAATGAAGGCCACAATAGAGGTTGAGACCACCTGGGAAAGTGAATAGGACAGATTGGCAATGCCCCCCGGAACACCGATGTAGAGTATTTTCGTTATAAGATTCAGCCTTCTAAAGATTTCTTTGTGAAGATGAGGAAAGAAACCGGAGCGTTTTAGCAGGAAGAACATAAGTATCATACCAAAACATTGGCTGATTACAGAGGATACTGCGATTCCCCAGACCCCTCTTAGTGGAATTTCAAAGGGTCTGAAAACCACCAGGATATTTAACAGAGCATTGATTAAATTTACAAGCAATGAGATTTTGACAGCTGTTTTGGGTTTGCCATAACTCCTGAAAATGCTTGATAAGGCGGAATACACTGCCTGAAAGAAGGAAAAAGTGATGCAGATACGGAAGTATAGGATTGCATCTGACAAAAGCTCGCCTTTTAAGTTCATCATGGTAAGTATAGGTCTGGCTGACAAGGCAAGGATTAGGCCGATTACCAGACTAAGGGCAGCGCTGAAGCAGATGGAGATTATACTTGCATCACCTGCGGTTTCCTTCTTGCCTGCTCCTAAATTCTGACTGATGACGATGGAAGAGCCGGCACTGACCACACCGTAGAAGGTAAATATCATATTAATAAGCTGTGTTGCTGCACCAACAGCTGCAACAGAGTTTTGGGAATAGTGGCTTAAGGAAAGTGTATTAATGGTACCCATGGTATTGATAAGGACCATTTCAATAAAAAATGGGAGAAACAGTGAAGATAAAGTTATGGTACCAGAGGGAGTCTCAATTTTATTCAACTGTTTATCATAAGAA from Anaerocolumna sp. AGMB13020 encodes the following:
- a CDS encoding MATE family efflux transporter, encoding MALFSYDKQLNKIETPSGTITLSSLFLPFFIEMVLINTMGTINTLSLSHYSQNSVAAVGAATQLINMIFTFYGVVSAGSSIVISQNLGAGKKETAGDASIISICFSAALSLVIGLILALSARPILTMMNLKGELLSDAILYFRICITFSFFQAVYSALSSIFRSYGKPKTAVKISLLVNLINALLNILVVFRPFEIPLRGVWGIAVSSVISQCFGMILMFFLLKRSGFFPHLHKEIFRRLNLITKILYIGVPGGIANLSYSLSQVVSTSIVAFIGTEAVSTKIYLDNIFFYVYVIGLALGQATSLIISRLAGARKYTQAMQLNKQNLKITLLCNIFFSVVIFLLGKHLLGIFTDDPAIIAVGHQIMLFDILVEIGRGFNHIENSSLRGAGDVFYPMIISLTSCWVISILFAYLLGIVFGLGLLGCWIAFAMDELFRGILYFRRFQSGKWKAKTIV